In Panicum virgatum strain AP13 chromosome 4N, P.virgatum_v5, whole genome shotgun sequence, a single window of DNA contains:
- the LOC120669320 gene encoding uncharacterized protein LOC120669320, producing the protein MTGVGLLLVVVTPTICNIGVGRTLVDDGAGLNLLSPEVFRQMQKMESKLTPSAPFCGVTVGKTLPLGQVQLPVTFGGRDNFHMENITFDVAHFDLPYNAILGRPALAKFMAAVHYAYSVLMISGLAGVISIMADVKGSVHCTKWLFEAVVTTSFDDGERPEPSAIRRRSNASLPIAPPSPKWSVLVMIPRKP; encoded by the coding sequence ATGACAGGCGTGGGCCTCCTCCTGGTCGTCGTGACACCCACCATCTGCAACATCGGGGTTGGTAGGACCCTGGTGGATGACGGAGCGGGCCTTAATCTGCTATCCCCAGAGGTGTTCCGGCAGATGCAGAAAATGGAGAGCAAGCTCACCCCTTCTGCCCCTTTTTGTGGTGTGACTGTCGGGAAAACTCTCCCGTTGGGGCAGGTCCAGCTTCCCGTCACATTTGGCGGGAGGGACAACTTTCACATGGAGAACATCACATTTGATGTGGCGCACTTCGACCTCCCCTACAATGCCATACTTGGGCGCCCTGCGCtcgccaagtttatggccgcGGTCCACTACGCTTACAGCGTCCTCATGATCTCGGGTCTAGCCGGGGTCATCTCGATCATGGCCGACGTGAAGGGCTCGGTGCACTGCACCAAATGGCTCTTCGAAGCGGTGGTGACCACGTCCTTCGATGATGGGGAGCGCCCCGAGCCATCCGCCATCCGACGGCGAAGCAACGCCTCTCTCCCAATAGCTCCGCCCTCACCAAAATGGTCTGTCTTGGTTATGATCCCGAGAAAACCGTAA